The nucleotide window ACGCTTTGTTTGAGCTGGAGAACAATCTCAGGTCCAAACAGGTAAAACCCTCACTAAAATTTCAACAAAGTTTTCATCTTTCACCAAAATCCCTTAAACCCAATTCACATTTTGCTCAATTGAGGCCGGATGTCTGATGTTTGTGTTTGTAATGTTCGCAGGCGAAGTTGACGCCTGAAGAAGTAAGGGTTCTTTCAGATTGCAAGTCTAAGGCGATGAGGGAGTTCACATTCGGAGGTCTTGCAGCTGGTGTTGTAGCCTGGACAGGTCTCTCTTATTTACTGTCAATGTTGAGATATTGTAGATGTTCTTGGGTTCCTACTGAGGTTGTAATGGTCAACGCAAACAGAAGTTAGTTTGGGTCATTTTCAGTTACTTGCAACAATATCCTTTGGTTTTGCATACAGAAACATGGGTTCTAAAGTATTTTGACTAGTGATCAAAATACTTAGTTTAAAGCAGTTATGAGGAAAAGTTTACAGCTGACAGCActaaactgaagcatatcatgTGTACTACACTAGTTGTAGAAGAACAAATCACTCAATGAATGTTGATCCACATTCTGGTTTGCTGTTaatttatcttctttttctcttttgggcTTTTCTTTGGCAAGCCTAAGTAGAATATGGCAGTTCTGGAATTCAAATTACATGGTTTAAATATATGAATTGCTTTCCAATTTCCTGGTTTAAAAACTCAATTACTGTCTGCGTATTAGTTTCATAGCGACTCATGAGCGAGCTGTTTATTTGTATGAGTTTTTGTTTCTTAGTTTTTGTTAATCATTTATGTATCCTTTCCTTTATCTCAATCTCAATTCTTTTGTGGCAGCATCATCAAAGCTCAGTAAGATGATCCGACTTAACCTTTCGGGAGGTAAAATAAACTCTCTCATCACACCCTACCCTGCAAATCTATCAAGCTACAATTGTTGTGTTTTCAGATCAGTTGTATCTATACACCATCCCCAATTTGTTCTATTGTATGGGATTTTATCCCAGGTCTCTGATATGAAAGGGCAAGTGCTGCTGGTTTCTTTGTCTTGATCTTAGCTATCCATCATTTTCCACATTTGCATCAAGTTTGACCCATCTGTAGGAGCTGCTGCGATGTTTGGactgtggagattttctagagCCTTAGATTCATGTGTGGAACATATTCTTGCACTGGATGGGAGTCCGATGCAGGCAGAGTTGGCAACTATGTAAGACACGTTACTTCCTTTTATAATCTGTGATGAATCTTCACTTTGAGCAATATTGTGACATAAACTGATTGTCTTCtggaaattatgaatagtgaaTATATCTGCCATTTCTTGAAATCTCAGTCATTCTGCTGATCTAAGTTAGCCAAGGTTCTATTAGTTGTAATTAGAAGGAGCTATTAGTTTAGATAATTTAAGAGATTTCAGTTGTTTCTTACACTTACTGCATCAATGTAAATATCAGCCCCAAGTCTAAGAGGAAGTAACACATAAGTTGGAGTTGCAACAAGCTAAGGTGTTCAACAGAAATTGTTGCAAGTCAATGAGTTTAAAGAGGGTAGTGACCCAGAAATAGGCTGTTAGCATGGTTGGTAGGAGCAGTTGCTTGGGTATTTACTAGTATCAAAAGTCATTCTAGCTTGCGACCAATTATAATCTAGCAGTTTAAATTCAATTTGTTAAGTGGTGCAGAAGGGTATCCTAATCTGAGATTCTAAATAACTTTATTTTGTCTACTTTGAGACGTCAAGCTACATTGTTACTGAACTTACGAAGTAATGTTAGAGTTAAACCCTTCAGTTATGAAATTAGTACGTAACAGAAAGATGCCTAATACACTACACTCGTTTTTTCATGCAACATCCCTTGTATTGCCTGACAACATCACATTTTCCCACAAGTACCTTATGTTGTAAATGCAATACAGTCCACTACTTCAAAATTTCTGCCTCTTCAATAGCATGGTCTCTCCAAGCATGAAGAActggacctttttttttttttttgaatgaacaATATCTGCTCCTACATTACATCATCCCCTAGGTCCCATTCAATTATTAAACTAATTGTGATTCAAATTACAGAATGGTGACAAAACATCAGAACGATCGTCAGAGGATGCAGCTTATCTCTAAGCAGTTCTATTGTGAGGAGGTTTTTGATGATTCAACCTCGGAACGCCCAAAAATAAGGTGGCGTTATCGGAATTACTTTAGTGATAATATTGCTCATGGTCAAAGAACACATGACAGCAACTCTCAATCTGATTCAGACACTGTCTCCCATGGTGACTATCACAATTCCTTTGATGGTGATTCCCAAGACACCCAAAGTGACACCCAGAATGACTTTAACAAAAGACGGATCAATTTTGACCCTAGACGAGTTCCTGTAAGTCTACTAATCgatcatttattttcttaatgaaTTTGCTTGACTTCTATATCCTGGATCAGAGTAGATTGAGCTTAAACTACTTTGTTGAAATTAACTTTTAAAATCATGATAGGAGCCAAGAAGAAGGATTCTGATTTTGCAGAAACTTGTGTTTCATGTCTCGTCATTATCAAGAAATTATGTGTGCTTAAAATAATTTGTATGAATTAGTAGAACATTTGATTTATACATACAATTTGAATTGCCATGAAATAATGACCCCAGACTCCCAAAGTGTGCGTGCGCATGTCTGTCTGTCTGCGCATCTTCGTTGATTAGCTGAAATCAGCTGTCAACAGTATAAGAATAGAAATTATTTGTACTTGCACGTTTGGAAAGACTTCTTTGTGTAGATATCTGAATAATGATGAGGAAGTGGCTTCTACTTTTTATAGCACATGATGATAATGTCCTAACTCAGCTTGTTCTTATTATAGATGAACTCCAGTGTTGGTGCAACGGCAGACCCTTTTGAATATATCTTCGGTTATCCAGCACCAAAGGAGGAGCTTCATCTTCCAGACACCTCGAGTCTTTCCCCGAAAGCACAGGCTCGTAACCGTAGACGATCTCACCGCAAGCGTCGTACGCATCATCAGGAAGACGTATCAGACCTCCAACATGTGTAGCTGTGAGTTGAATATGATTGACCATTGGAGAAGATCACTGCAAAGAATTCTGAAATACTTTTATCTAATGTTTTATCACTTTTATGAGCTTGAAAACCTTTACAATGTAGGGTATCTGCTTGAATTACAATAGTATCAGGCGAGCTAAATCAGTTCCTTTCTGCTGCCGTGAAGTTATTGATGAATCAATGGTTGATTTACATTCAAGCTCTTCAGACTTCAATAAGATTAGTGGAAAGCTAGTAGTGATTATTTTGCAGAGATTGGTGCAAAAGCTATTGCCTATTTCTGGGTCACCAAATCCCCAATATGAGACTATTATTCTCTAAGCTGTGTTAAATtaattctttttccttttttcttttttcggaAGAGGGAAAAGAGGAACAAATCCAAACATGTTCAGTGGTGAGTAATTGTGTTGGAAAAGAGGAACAAATCCAAACATGGTCAGTGGTGAGTAATTGTGTTGGTTTGTCTTGTCACACGCTACCAAGCATTTGCAATCAGAGGGCAGCAAGTAGTGTCTGCGTCAGGACCTCACACGCGTTTGGCCACAATCTAAAAAACCAGACAAAAGTTTTAAGCCAAATTTCGTATAGATAATGATATATGATTGTTGCTTTAGTAGTTAACGATGTAACTCTCCCCTTCCCAGAAGAGTCACGGAAACTTCATCTTCTGTCTTTATATGTAGTTGTGCGGAAGATAAATGTCCCTACCAAAAGTATGCAATATCAATACGTCAAATTGGATATTAAACGAATTTATCTCTAAATAAGTAAATACTAAATAGATGATATATGCCGTTGCCAATGTTAAATCGGTCTGTCCGTCTATGCTTTCGTTAAATGTAAACATGTGATGCGCAATATTTTATAAGCACCATTTGGGGAGGAGGGGGAGCCTTTGGTAGTCTTCAGCCGATTGATGAGAACTATAGATATAATTTGAGCGTTATTAGAGCATGTATAGCAATTGTAGCTATTTTTAAGTTAAATTTTAGGTAAAATAGTTTTTAAAAACCGAGCATTTTCAAAATGTTTCTGCATTAGTTAGAGAGTCAGCTAAagatgtttttatgtttttaaaacGTACACCACATATAATTCTTTTAATATTTTAGCTAAGATAACAAACACCACTATTGGGATACGGTTGGTCTTGAGGTCGTGAGCGTTGTTCAAAACTTTCTACACTCAGGTCAATTGGTGGGAGCTGTTAATTATACTCATGTATGCTTGATTCCCAAAGTGAAAAACCCTACACAGGTCTCTGATTTACGTCCAATTGCACTCTGCAATGTGTTGTACAAAATCTGCTCTAAAGTGATTGCGAACAGATTAAAAAAGTTTCTTTCACAAATCATCTCACCCTTTCAGAGCGCCTTCATTCCTGGACGTTTGATTACCGATAATTCTCTTATTGCTAATGAGGTATCTCACTTCATTCATACGAGTTCTGCCCAATCAGAGGGAGTTATGTCTTTGAAACTAGATATGAGTAAAGCCTATGATCGGatggaatgagtatttttggaGGCAGTTCTACTGCGATCATGGGTTCGTATCATTTTGCAGTGTGTTAGCACAGTTCGTTATTCTTTTCTGATCAATGGGAAGCCTTGTGGTTACCTCTCTCCTACTAGAGGTTTACGTCAAGGTGACCCTCTCTCCCCATATTTATTCTTGCTTTGTGCAGAAGTATTTTCGGCTTTGCTAGAAAAGAAAGCCTCCCAAGGTCTCCTCCAAGGGATTCAGGTTTGTCATGGGGCTCCTACGATTCATCATCTGCTTTTCGCGGACGATAGTCTGCTATTTGGGAAAGCTTCATTTGAGGAGTGTTCACATATCCAATCCGTACTACTGGATTATGAGGCTGCTTCGGGGCAGCAGGTTAATTTTTCCAAGAGCAGAATTGTGTTCAGTAAAGGGGTTCCTTCTGATGTTCAACAGGAGTTGGCCGCGCATCTGGGGGTTGATATTGTTCCTAAGCATGAGAAATATTTGGGTCTACCTACGTATGTTGGTAAAAATAAGACTGAGACCTTTGCTTATATTAAGGAACAGCTCGGGAAGAAACTTGAAGGATGGCAAGGGAAACTGTTAAGTGGTGCAGGTAAAGATTTATTAATCAGGGTTGTGGCTCAGGCACTTCCCTCTTACTCCATGAGCTGTTTCCTGCTCCCTAAATCTTTCTGTAATTCTTTACATCAAATGTGTGCTAAGTTTTGGtggggttgtaaagctgataacCTTAAGATACATTGGATGTCTTGGGAGAGACTTTGCCGTCCCAAAGAGGAGGGTGGAATGGGTTTCCGGGATCTATATGCTCATAATATCGCTCTTTTAGCAAAACAAGGTTGGAGGTTAATTCGCAATCCCTCATCCTTGTTAGGCAGGTTATTCCAGGCGAGATATTTCCCTCAAGGTAATTTTTGGGATGCTTCCTTAACTTCTTCACCCTCTGTTTGTTGGAGGGGCATTTTGGAGGCTCGGTCTCTGCTTAAGAGAGGGTTGAGGTGGCAGATTGGTGGGGGTACTGCTGTCCGTATTTGGGAGGATCCTTGGATTCCTAGACCGGTGAATTTTCGACCTCTTATTCGTGGTAATTCATCTCTTACTTGGGTACGAGAACTGATTAATGATGATTTAACTTGGAACTCTTCAATTGTTGAAGCTACATTTGTTGCTGAGGATGCACATTTAATCTTGTCTATTCCTCTTAGTCACCGTATGGTTCAGGATAAGATGATCTGGCATTATGATTCTAAAGgaagattttctacaaaaagTGCTTACCGGCTAGCTCTAACACTACTCCACCCTACAGCACCAGGTTCTTCTAATTCTAGTTTGGGTTGTCAGTTGTGGAAGCAGATTTGGTTTGCTAAAGTGCCAGGTAAGATAAAAATTCATACCTGGCGTGTTTGTTCTTCTATATTACCTACCATCTCTACTCTGCAGTCCAGGCATGTGTTCATTGATAATGGGTGCTATTTTTGCAATACTAATGACGAAACAATAGAACATATCAGTAGAGATTGTTGGTTTGTGCGTGATTTGTTCAAATTGTTTCCGGAGTTTGATCGAATTTTTCGGGAGGTTTTGCCCTCAATGTCCATTACTTcgtggctccaattttgtttgGAGATTCTTTCTCAGGACGAATTTGCTCTTCTATTGGTTCTTTTGTGGTCCATATGGAAGGAAAGGAATCAAAGACTATGGTCTAGGAAGTTCAAAACTTTGCATCAGGTTTACTTCCAGGTGCGCAACTTTGTTCAGTTATTGAAGTCATCTACTTCCAGACGTAGTAGAGGTGTTGTTCGACCAAGGAGGTCGTGGCTTCCTCCTCCTAGTGGTTGGCTGAAGGCCAACATTGATGGTGCCTTTAATCAGGATTCTCATTGTGGAGGTATTGGAGTTCTAATCAGAGATTCTACGGGTTCAATTGTTGGTGGATTTTGTGGTAAAATATCTAATGTGCTATCCCCAGATATTGTGGAGGCTATGGCTGGTAGGGAGGCTTGTGAGTTGGCTGCAGAGTTTCAGTTGGCTCCTATTGTCTTTGAATCAGATTGCTTGAAATTGGTTGAAGCATCTAAGTGTGATGAGGAGGATGGGTCTGGTTTTGGTAGAATAGTTGAAGATATCAGGTTCCTTTTGTCTTCCACTCCTTCTGCTTTCTTTTCCCATGTATTTAGAGAGTCCAACTTGGCAGCACATAAGCTTGTTTAGTTGGCTCTATT belongs to Rosa chinensis cultivar Old Blush chromosome 4, RchiOBHm-V2, whole genome shotgun sequence and includes:
- the LOC112196021 gene encoding uncharacterized protein LOC112196021, which produces MGDALFELENNLRSKQAKLTPEEVRVLSDCKSKAMREFTFGGLAAGVVAWTASSKLSKMIRLNLSGGAAAMFGLWRFSRALDSCVEHILALDGSPMQAELATIMVTKHQNDRQRMQLISKQFYCEEVFDDSTSERPKIRWRYRNYFSDNIAHGQRTHDSNSQSDSDTVSHGDYHNSFDGDSQDTQSDTQNDFNKRRINFDPRRVPMNSSVGATADPFEYIFGYPAPKEELHLPDTSSLSPKAQARNRRRSHRKRRTHHQEDVSDLQHV